The genome window TTCTAAAGATAGTTGATAAACTAAATTATAGTAGATTGGGTTTGAGATTCCTGATCCTAGGGAAAGGAAATGTTTTAAATGTTCTTTACTTGATTTTTCGTAAGACCAAAATTTCCCATCTTTATACTTATTCATATCCAATAAAGTAATTAGAATATCAGGTAAGATCGATGAAAGCGATATTAAACTTCTCGCTTTCACCTGGGATAAAGAATTCAATAAGTTTTTTGACGAAATCTTTAGTGcttctttatttttacgGAATAACTGCTTAGAACGAAGTTGAACCATCAAATGTAATAATGCTTGGAAAATACTTGTTTCCTTAGTGTCTTGTAAAGACAAATTGGACCAAAGATGTTTTTCTGATACAATGTTATGCAATATCTCCATTTTTTCTGAAGAAATGTCAACGGTTGAAATTAGTTTGGTTAAAACTCGAATAGAcgacaaaagaagttgattgTATCTTAATTCAACATTTTGCTTGGAGgaatatttttcttccgAAATTGTTGTAGGACTCTCTACTAGTATTACCTCTTTAATGAAGTTGAGCGTCTCCGTACTGAACAAATTCCATAAAGAATCAACTTTTTCTGAACTACCAAAACATTCCAATAAATAGTCATTGCATGATTTACTTACTGCAATATCATAGTCATATATCCCTGAAAGCATCAATGGTAccatttctttcaaaaactttgCAGCACTTTTCTTGAGCCTACTAATTAACATCGATGTGAAATGATGAGATTGTGATCTAATGATTTTTGAATCCgaagaaatcaattttGCATACATCTGGCACCATgataaaacaacaatatcatcataaaAGATCGAGTATTTGTCATCATCTTTCACTAGTGACAACAATTCATTTAGtgctttttctttcgttaTATTGTCTCTCTTCAATAACGATTTAAAGATGATCTGAAGCTCAGGATTCTGTATGTTCTGTAATACAGGAAGACCATCGAAATAGTTTAAAGATACTTTCAGTCCATTATAGCCCAAACCAAGACCCTTCAAAGAGTCCGTATATGATGCTGATCCGAAAGACATAGGTATTCCACAATATGCGGCTCGTCTGACTATAATATATCCCTCCGATATCCTGTTTCACAATAATCAATGTATGTGCTTCAATGCtttaaagatatatatataggttCAGTATTCTGAATaatttaatatttttctttttacctTTCGGTGCTAGTCAGAGTCGTAGAAAGATGTAGTCGAGAGAGTAGTATAagagtcacgtgactatGTCTATATAGCTAATATAACACAACGAATAATTATAGGTAAACACTATGGAACCAACATGGTACACACAAGATCAAAGATGAACATTCCATAATAGTATCCGTAAGTTAGTCTACATAGGGCTTTGGTAAGTCGTTAATTATGCCTTTTGTCTAGAACCTTCTTGAGCTCTCCATAATGGCAAATTGTATTTTAAAGGTAAGAAATTTAAAGGACGGCCCCACCCAAATATATAAAGGTAAAATACCTACATTACCACGCAAAAAGTGTAATAACCAGTTGGCAGAAAGTaatttcaaacaattggaaaataCTTAATATACAAGTATTCCTCCGCCTCGTAATTCAAAAGTAATCACCAGTATCATGTCAGTTCATACACCAGAAGTATTGTGGGCCCAACGCTCCAGTGCAGATGACGCCTCTAAGAACCTTTTGTTCATTACAATTAATATTCCAGATTGCACCAACCCTAAATTGGAATTAACGGAAAATTCCTTAGAATTCAGTGCTTTGTCAAAGTACCATAGCGAGAATGGCATCAAATACCATCTTCATATTGATTTCTACAAGCCAATTGATACGGAAGCGTCCGAAAAGAAGGTGGCCAATGGTAGAAATTACTTCCTTTTGCTAAGAAAAAAGGATCTTGATGCTGAGTATTGGCCAAGATTGACCAAGGAGAAGCTCAAGTACCATTACATCAAGACAGACTTTGACAAGTGGGTGGATGAAGACGAACAAGAAGAGCACCTTGAGGCAGACAACGATTTGATGTCACAATTTAGTCAAATGGGAGGCGCTGGATTCCCAGGTATGGATCAAGGTGGCGACTTCAACCCAGCTGATTTTGGTGATTCGGAGTCTGaagatggtgatgatgcagaggaagaagacgaaTCGAAGACTGCATAGATTATAAATAACgaaaataatgatgaactgtcttcttctttgctcTATTATCACTGCTATTTTCTCAGCAATATCGCAGGCAAAAGTAAACCAATTTTACTACATTTCAAATAAGTATAATAAAGCGTATCGATGTCAGAGTAGGTAATGCCTAAATTCTATATATTAATCATTACTTCTCTTAGACCCTTGTATTAGTCTATATTTAGTTCAAACGCTTTGGAACTTCAACTCGTCTTTATATAAAACTTGGGAAGCGACCCACTTTTCACCTGGTGGTAACTTAACAAAGTCATGAACGTGGCCTGGTTCAATACAGATCATGGTTTTGTATCCATCCTTAGGCTCAAAATCACCCATACCCTTAGATTTTTCAATCCATGGGTTCCAAACCACAGTGTCTGGTAAGTTGTGTCTCTTTAATGTGTGGACTGGATGACCTTTATCCACCACCTGAATAAGCCTATCTTCTTCCACATTTTGATAGATTCTATCCAACTCTTCATGAACAGTGACAACAGGTTGTTTGTCGACATAACTCTCCTTCAACATTTGATCATACAACTTCGAGCTGTTCAAGTTGGAAACTAATGTGTCTTCGATATCGTGGATTTTCAAGTAAGTATGGAACAACCAGTTGAATTTCAATGTCTCCGTATTACTTGTATTCAATACTTCGATTTCAGTCTTCAAATACTCTTTTCCCAGTTCAACACTCAAGATTAGAGAATACTCAAATGGCCATAACTTGGTTAGTTCTGGATTAGCAAATTCTGGACCCAATCCAAATTGAACTGTTAATGGTTCGGCTTTGGTTTGACCCAAGAATTCCCATACTGAGTTTCTAGCCAATCCATGTTGCGGCAATTTGCTCAAATGCTCGTCGTCGTGGTTTTTACCAAAAACCGGGAAGACTAGAGGTATACCACCACGAACTGGTTTCGAACCATCCAATTTTGCAGCAGTTGAGAGCCATAGTTGTTCTTCTCCTTTAAGTTCCCAGGAAAATACAGTAGCACCATACTTTAGGATCTTGACCTTCGTGGATGAATCCTCTGGGTGGGTTAGAATAACTTCCGTTGGagattcttcaattggcatgattcaaatattattatgtcTGTGCTTGGCTCTAGAGTAAGAATTTTGACCTTATGTTTCTCTAAGGTCACgattgaacaagaacaatatCAGAAATTATTTATTTGTAAAGCTGATAACTTGTTTATCTATTAAATTATTCAATTGACAACTGGCTAGTTtgtcttttcaatataaaaTTTCATGAAAACCCTTTTCTGAAATATTGCTAGGAACAAAAATGCTTAAGGAAACTGaaaacttttgaaaagCGCGTTTATATaaacaaagacaagaagCTTtacattgaaaaattactGAACTTAAAAGGTACGCAATGTACTTCTTTGTGTAAGTACttaattatattatatataggTTTAATAAATTTATATTTCTACATTACAGTTTAATTGCAATCTCTTAGAAAAAATGGACAGAGCTCTATTTTCATACGAAATTTAAGGTTTCCACTACGTCATGAATGTACGGAGTATCGTATATCTGATTGATAGTCCAACGTTCACTTTTCCTAACAAGAGTATGATTGACGATCTCTTTTGCAGGGTGCTCGATTTCAGATACTTTCAGCCATTTCCAATCGCACCGAGCAATTCTGTGAGCAATTGATCTTGTTCTCCTTGAGCTTTGACCGGGAATTGGATCGAAGGGTAGTCTATCTTCTAGCAATGCATATCCGATTACACCGAATGCCCAACAGTCGCTTAAACGCCCATCATAAGGGAGACCTAACAAAATTTCAGGCGAAACATAGTCCTCAGAGCCACATCTAGTAGTACACATTTCATCCGGCGAAATCTTTTTACATAAACCAAAGTCAGCAAGTTCAATTAGGTTTTGCGAGTTTAATTGTTCCGGATTTTCATGCAAGGAAAGCATATCCGCCAATCTATATCTTAAAAGAATATTCTCCAACTTAATATCTCTATGAATGACTAAATTGTCGTGTAAGTATTTTATCGCCATGGAAAGTTCTGCTAATATTCTGGTGAGTAACCAATCTGGTATTTTTGATTTACTAGCTAAGTCAAATAAATCCCCACCAGCACAGAACGACATCACCATATCACATCTGGGTAGAGCTGACAATTTACGTCTTCCACATAACGGTCTGTCTTCGGTAATAAATGCGGTATCATTTATGCCAAAAAGTTTGACGATACATGGATGGTCTAATGATATCAATGTGGTTAactctcttttcaaagagctTTCTACTCTGCTTAATAgttctttgtattttggACTATTTGGAGAAGAGCTGGATAGTAATTCTTGAGGGTACTTGATATGTTTCACTGCCACTTGTTTAAGCTCCGGTGACGATGCTTCTGCACCTGGTATGTCATCCGCATTTTCATATAGAAAGACTGTACTAAAATTACCGGATCCTATTTCCACCACCTTACGCCAGTAATAGCTTTTCCGTTCTTTGCTATTTACTAAGTACCCCTTTATAAGTGTTCCATCCGCTAGTTCGTTCTCATCAGGccttgttgaagaaggtggGGGGCTAAGTTCAATAGTTTCTACAGTTTCAACGATGacctctttcttcaagttaggtttttccaaattcaaaacatcaTTTTCACCAGTCAGCGAGATCGATCTTTGTCCCGCAGAGCCTGGCTGTAATGAGTTGTTTGGGATATATTCAGAAAGAATTCTACCCTTGAGGTTTTGTTCAGCATCCAGGTTCGCATAAGTTCCTAACTTCGAAAGCTCCCTGTCCAAAATATTCTCTCGTTGGttgaatatatattgaTTGGAAACATTATTTGAGTCGAGTAGCTCCTTTTCCGTTTTTGCTTGTGGCACCTGCGTGCGTCTTTTTTGTATCTGGATCATAGACTCGCTAGTCGGTGACCGACTAGTATTGGCTCTAACAGGAGATTCAAAGACTCTTCCCGTAGGGGTTGGGAGCATATCCACATCATTACCGCCGCGATCCCTATTATTAAACTTAGATTCAATTCTGGAAAGTTGTTCCTTCTTGTGTGCACCTGGAAACTCGCCTTGCTCAAGTTTCGGAGTTTCGCTCAATGGTAATTGAGTACCTGTTTCGCTTAGAGTTTGAGCTTCCTCCATG of Kluyveromyces marxianus DMKU3-1042 DNA, complete genome, chromosome 3 contains these proteins:
- a CDS encoding glucose-6-phosphate 1-epimerase, whose protein sequence is MPIEESPTEVILTHPEDSSTKVKILKYGATVFSWELKGEEQLWLSTAAKLDGSKPVRGGIPLVFPVFGKNHDDEHLSKLPQHGLARNSVWEFLGQTKAEPLTVQFGLGPEFANPELTKLWPFEYSLILSVELGKEYLKTEIEVLNTSNTETLKFNWLFHTYLKIHDIEDTLVSNLNSSKLYDQMLKESYVDKQPVVTVHEELDRIYQNVEEDRLIQVVDKGHPVHTLKRHNLPDTVVWNPWIEKSKGMGDFEPKDGYKTMICIEPGHVHDFVKLPPGEKWVASQVLYKDELKFQSV
- the PRR1 gene encoding serine/threonine protein kinase PRR1, with protein sequence MEEAQTLSETGTQLPLSETPKLEQGEFPGAHKKEQLSRIESKFNNRDRGGNDVDMLPTPTGRVFESPVRANTSRSPTSESMIQIQKRRTQVPQAKTEKELLDSNNVSNQYIFNQRENILDRELSKLGTYANLDAEQNLKGRILSEYIPNNSLQPGSAGQRSISLTGENDVLNLEKPNLKKEVIVETVETIELSPPPSSTRPDENELADGTLIKGYLVNSKERKSYYWRKVVEIGSGNFSTVFLYENADDIPGAEASSPELKQVAVKHIKYPQELLSSSSPNSPKYKELLSRVESSLKRELTTLISLDHPCIVKLFGINDTAFITEDRPLCGRRKLSALPRCDMVMSFCAGGDLFDLASKSKIPDWLLTRILAELSMAIKYLHDNLVIHRDIKLENILLRYRLADMLSLHENPEQLNSQNLIELADFGLCKKISPDEMCTTRCGSEDYVSPEILLGLPYDGRLSDCWAFGVIGYALLEDRLPFDPIPGQSSRRTRSIAHRIARCDWKWLKVSEIEHPAKEIVNHTLVRKSERWTINQIYDTPYIHDVVETLNFV
- the SBA1 gene encoding Hsp90 cochaperone SBA1, which produces MSVHTPEVLWAQRSSADDASKNLLFITINIPDCTNPKLELTENSLEFSALSKYHSENGIKYHLHIDFYKPIDTEASEKKVANGRNYFLLLRKKDLDAEYWPRLTKEKLKYHYIKTDFDKWVDEDEQEEHLEADNDLMSQFSQMGGAGFPGMDQGGDFNPADFGDSESEDGDDAEEEDESKTA